The following proteins come from a genomic window of Vicia villosa cultivar HV-30 ecotype Madison, WI unplaced genomic scaffold, Vvil1.0 ctg.000020F_1_1_4_unsc, whole genome shotgun sequence:
- the LOC131621986 gene encoding uncharacterized protein LOC131621986: protein MENRATMASDKNIRCHHCAGPLSKEMETSKWTVAPLIRDSFSMIGSAVGGTASAFYGFNHVMPVVHRWVKGPMWVHFLVGTPPVIVFSSVCAGLAGGAVPALAQLVSSSYHAAQSSPPSEDDKIQKSRTSSTL from the exons ATGGAGAACAGAGCAACAATGGCTTCCGATAAAAACATTCGATGCCATCATTGCGCAGGTCCCCTTTCAAAAGAGATG gaaaCCAGTAAATGGACCGTTGCACCACTTATAAGGGATAGCTTTTCTATG aTTGGTTCTGCTGTTGGTGGCACCGCAAGTGCATTTTATGGATTCAATCATG TTATGCCAGTAGTCCATAGATGGGTAAAAGGACCGATGTGGGTACATTTTCTCGTTGGT ACACCACCTGTGATAGTATTCTCCTCAGTATGCGCAGGACTGGCAG GTGGGGCTGTTCCTGCTTTAGCACAACTTGTTTCTTCATCTTACCACGCGGCACAATCATCACCTCCGTCAGAAGACGATAAGATTCAGAAGTCAAGAACTTCATCCACTCTCTAA
- the LOC131621985 gene encoding transmembrane 9 superfamily member 5, whose protein sequence is MAKPHHHILLLLLFAALQSSSPFVSASPSNHIYNVGQNVPFFVNKLGPFNNPSETYQYYQLPFCKPDPIVKKKESLGEVLNGDRLTNGLYEFKFREDKIDETLCQKKLTVDEIGTFKQAINSEFYFQFYLDDLPFWGFIGKLEDESFTHDGGGSKYYLFTHIQFDVLYNGDRVVEVKAFGDPNRAVDITKDVDIDNVKFSYSVIWNATELHFENRMERYSRASLLPLYRQVHWFSFVNSIVIILLLVGLLALIYSRHLKNDLKKYSSANEEDREVGWKSIHGDVFKHPPNSSLLFAVVGTGTQLLILLCVLLFLAFIGTLYPYNRGGLSNCLVFLFTLSSVFAGYSTASFHGQFAEDGWERSVGLAGILYIGPVFVTFSILNIIAISYRVTAGLPLGSIIVILCLFAFVAIPLLAFGGVIGYRLRSKFQVPSATKRHSKEIQQLPWYRRTPFQMFIGGFVPFSAIVLQLHQVYASMWGYKIFTLPGILVATLITVVVIIALVNIGLTYIQLSEEDHEWWWRSVLCGGSPAIFMFAYCIYFYARSRMSGFLQLSFFIGYNACICYAFFLIFGAISFRVSLLFVRHIYHNVKRE, encoded by the exons ATGGCTAAACCCCATCACCAcattctccttcttctcctcttcgCCGCTCTTCAATCTTCTTCTCCCTTCGTTTCTGCTTCACCCTCGAATCACATCTACAACGTTGGACAAAATGTCCCATTTTTTGTCAACAAACTAGGACCCTTCAACAATCCAAG TGAAACATATCAATACTATCAATTACCATTCTGCAAACCAG ACCCAATAGTGAAAAAGAAAGAGTCTCTTGGTGAAGTTCTCAATGGTGATCGTTTGACCAATGGGTTGTATGAGTTCAAGTTCAGGGAAGACAAGATTGATGAAACATTGTGTCAAAAGAAACTTACGGTTGATGAAATTGGAACCTTCAAGCAAGCTATAAACAGTGAATTTTACTTTCAGTTTTATTTGGATGATCTTCCATTTTGGGGGTTTATTGggaagcttgaagatgaaagcttcaCTCATGATGGGGGAGGATCAAAATATTACCTTTTTACACATATTCAATTTGATGTTCTTTATAATGGGGACCGAGTTGTAGAAGTGAAAGCGTTCGGTGATCCGAATCGAGCTGTAGATATAACCAAAGATGTTGACATTGATAATGTTAAGTTCAGTTATTCTGTTATATGGAATGCCACCGAACTACATTTTGAGAATAGGATGGAGAGATATTCGAGAGCTTCGTTGCTGCCTTTGTATCGTCAAGTTCATTGGTTCTCTTTCGTTAACTCcattgtcatcattttgcttttggtTGGTTTGCTTGCCTTGATTTATTCGAgacacttgaagaatgatttgaAAAA GTATTCTAGTGCAAATGAAGAAGATAGAGAGGTTGGTTGGAAGTCGATTCATGGCGATGTATTCAAACATCCTCCAAACTCGTCCTTATTGTTTGCTGTTGTGGGAACGGGTACCCAATTGCTAATCTT GCTTTGTGTCCTACTGTTCCTAGCATTCATCGGCACCCTCTATCCATACAATCGTGGCGGACTCTCAAATTGTCTTGTCTTTCTGTTCACTCTTTCATCTGTTTTTGCTGGTTACTCAACAGCATCCTTCCATGGCCAATTTGCTGAAGATGGATGG GAGAGGAGTGTTGGTCTAGCAGGAATTCTTTACATTGGACCAGTGTTTGTTACATTCTCTATCCTCAACATTATTGCAATATCTTACAGAGTTACAGCGGGACTCCCATTGGGCTCCATTATTGTAATTCTTTGTTTATTCGCATTTGTTGCAATCCCATTGCTTGCATTTGGAGGAGTGATTGGATACCGTTTAAGGTCTAAGTTTCAGGTCCCCTCTGCTACAAAGAGACATTCTAAAGAGATTCAACAGCTTCCTTGGTACAGGAGAACGCCGTTTCAAATGTTTATCGGAGGTTTTGTGCCGTTTAGTGCAATTGTCCTGCAATTACATCAGGTGTACGCTAGTATGTGGGGATACAAAATATTCACTCTTCCTGGCATTTTGGTCGCCACACTCATTACTGTCGTCGTGATTATTGCGCTGGTAAATATTGGCTTGACGTACATTCAACTATCCGAGGAAGACCATGAATGGTGGTGGAG ATCTGTGCTCTGTGGTGGTTCACCAGCCATTTTCATGTTTGCATATTGTATCTACTTCTATGCAAGATCAAGAATGAGTGGATTCTTACAACTATCTTTCTTCATTGGCTACAATGCATGCATATGCTATGCTTTCTTCTTGATATTTGGTGCCATCAGTTTCCGAGTTTCGTTGCTATTTGTTCGCCATATATACCATAATGTTAAAAGGGAGTGA